A DNA window from bacterium contains the following coding sequences:
- a CDS encoding glutamine synthetase produces the protein MHSTYALTNPLTKILDKPRLDFTREDLLKVIEDKQIERITFHYTALDGKLKELKLPIANKRQAEIILTNGERVDGSSLFRGMVDVSLSDLYVVPVYSTAFLNPFDSSSLDFICRYLTKEGERANFTLDNILYNAYEMFKDNTGLDFHVMGELEFFLLRDPETKIYSAEVQKGYHSSTPFVKSGQVLNEMVRYISQITESIKYAHSEVGYVEKVRSDLDEIRGKQGEQLEIEFLPRPVDEAADWLVLSRWLIRNVSYRCGCVATFAPKLEEGIAGNGFHIHTALMKNGKNIMRDSSGEISKEARKLIGGLCTYADSLTAFGNTVSSAYLRLVPDQEAPTRICWSDLNRSAMIRVPLGWSRLRNLADVINPGKVKELENVASRQTVELRSPDGSALIHLLLAGITMAAEWGLTHEGSDELAEKLYVVGNIFKNKKLLKSLPALPTSCVESARRLLEKRELYERDNVFTSSSIDYITNLLKSEKDEHMNETLADMPADDRLHETRKIMHKDLHRH, from the coding sequence ATGCATTCAACCTATGCTCTTACGAATCCGCTGACGAAGATTCTGGATAAACCGAGGCTGGATTTTACCAGAGAAGACCTTTTAAAAGTAATTGAAGATAAACAGATAGAGCGGATTACTTTTCATTACACTGCCCTTGACGGTAAATTGAAAGAGCTAAAACTTCCCATAGCAAATAAGCGGCAGGCTGAAATCATACTCACAAACGGAGAAAGAGTTGACGGCTCTTCTCTGTTTCGGGGTATGGTAGATGTTTCCCTGTCAGATTTATATGTCGTTCCTGTTTACAGCACAGCTTTTCTGAATCCCTTTGATTCTTCAAGTCTTGATTTTATATGCAGATACCTTACAAAGGAGGGAGAGAGGGCTAATTTCACACTTGATAATATTCTGTACAATGCATACGAAATGTTTAAAGATAATACAGGCCTTGATTTTCATGTAATGGGTGAACTGGAGTTTTTCCTTTTACGCGACCCTGAGACAAAAATATACTCTGCCGAAGTGCAGAAGGGCTACCATTCTTCAACGCCATTTGTAAAGAGCGGCCAGGTACTCAATGAGATGGTTAGATATATTTCCCAGATTACGGAATCTATTAAATATGCTCATAGTGAAGTAGGATACGTAGAAAAAGTGAGAAGTGACCTTGATGAAATCAGAGGTAAACAGGGGGAGCAATTAGAAATCGAATTTTTACCGAGGCCTGTTGATGAAGCTGCGGACTGGCTTGTTCTGTCGAGATGGCTTATAAGAAATGTTTCGTACAGGTGCGGATGTGTGGCTACTTTTGCGCCAAAACTTGAAGAGGGTATAGCAGGAAACGGTTTTCATATACATACTGCACTTATGAAAAACGGTAAAAATATTATGCGTGACAGTTCCGGAGAGATTTCAAAAGAGGCAAGGAAACTCATCGGAGGTTTGTGCACTTATGCTGATTCTCTTACCGCTTTCGGGAATACGGTTTCATCTGCATATTTAAGGTTAGTTCCTGACCAGGAAGCTCCCACAAGAATCTGCTGGAGTGATCTTAACAGAAGCGCAATGATAAGAGTTCCTCTGGGATGGTCTCGTTTAAGAAATCTTGCAGATGTTATTAATCCCGGGAAAGTAAAAGAACTTGAGAATGTAGCCTCGCGCCAGACTGTAGAATTAAGAAGCCCTGATGGCAGTGCTCTTATACATCTTCTCCTTGCAGGGATTACAATGGCTGCAGAGTGGGGCCTAACGCACGAAGGAAGTGATGAGCTTGCTGAAAAGCTTTATGTTGTAGGAAATATTTTTAAAAACAAGAAGCTCTTAAAAAGCCTTCCGGCTCTTCCAACAAGCTGCGTTGAGTCTGCACGCAGGCTTTTGGAAAAAAGGGAACTGTACGAAAGAGACAATGTATTCACTTCTTCAAGTATTGATTATATTACAAATTTGTTGAAGAGTGAAAAAGATGAACATATGAATGAAACTCTCGCAGATATGCCGGCAGATGACAGACTGCATGAAACCAGAAAAATAATGCATAAGGATCTGCACCGCCATTAG
- a CDS encoding NAD(P)H-hydrate dehydratase encodes MKVCNVTTMVNMDKTAIKKYSIPAPILMENAAISVCNAIERETGIKGLSFTIFCGTGNNGGDGLGVGRKLLSYGANVKIVLLGGEDKFKGAALDNLNRIKKIGIDIHILSDKSNLNTIAGQSDVIVDAIFGTGLKRDVQGLYRDTIEWINRSGLPVVSVDIPSGINGDTGQIMGSAVLSDFTVTFGLPKYGTMLYPGFDFSGRLYVSHISFPPELYNDDSIETEVNIPGLLPERNPMGHKGSFGNILVVSGAKTYYGAPLFSSLSAYKAGAGYVRLAAPDFMIPHIAQQAPEVVFVPMTANAEGSMCESNRLKIEETAGISDCVVLGPGLSLNDETQILIRELAARINKFMIIDGDGLTALKNDLSILKKRSGPTLLTPHAGELSRLTGLSVKTIQNDPVSAVKNLAEKTNSYVVLKGAHSLICSPDNKIWINITGNNGMATAGSGDVLTGTIAALFGQGMEIPESIKAGVFIHGMAGDIAAEKIGQRGMTAADILDSIPEAVLNFIENYNTIKGTLNGKITVI; translated from the coding sequence ATGAAAGTTTGCAATGTTACAACTATGGTCAACATGGACAAAACTGCAATTAAAAAATACTCCATCCCGGCTCCAATATTAATGGAAAATGCTGCTATTAGTGTATGCAATGCTATAGAAAGAGAAACCGGCATAAAAGGCCTCTCTTTTACGATTTTCTGCGGTACAGGCAATAACGGAGGAGACGGACTTGGTGTAGGCAGAAAACTTCTGTCTTATGGAGCAAATGTTAAAATTGTACTCCTCGGAGGAGAAGATAAATTTAAAGGTGCAGCCCTTGACAACCTTAACCGAATAAAAAAAATCGGAATAGATATTCACATTCTTTCAGATAAAAGCAATCTCAACACTATTGCAGGCCAAAGCGATGTAATTGTTGACGCAATTTTCGGTACAGGTCTTAAAAGAGATGTACAAGGCCTTTACAGGGATACAATCGAATGGATAAACAGAAGCGGCCTGCCTGTTGTATCTGTAGACATTCCATCAGGTATAAACGGCGACACCGGACAGATTATGGGTTCGGCTGTTCTTTCAGATTTTACAGTCACTTTCGGACTTCCTAAATACGGCACTATGCTGTATCCGGGTTTTGATTTTTCCGGCAGGCTCTACGTATCACATATATCCTTTCCCCCTGAACTTTATAACGATGATTCAATTGAAACCGAAGTAAACATCCCCGGCCTCCTTCCGGAACGAAATCCAATGGGGCACAAAGGCAGTTTCGGAAACATACTTGTTGTTTCAGGAGCAAAAACTTATTACGGAGCACCTCTGTTTTCATCTTTATCAGCATACAAGGCAGGAGCAGGATATGTCCGACTTGCAGCTCCTGATTTTATGATTCCCCACATTGCTCAGCAGGCGCCTGAAGTTGTGTTCGTTCCCATGACTGCAAATGCAGAAGGTTCAATGTGTGAAAGTAATCGCTTAAAAATTGAGGAAACTGCGGGAATAAGTGATTGTGTTGTTTTGGGCCCCGGCCTTTCTTTGAATGATGAAACGCAGATACTTATACGTGAACTTGCAGCAAGAATTAATAAATTTATGATAATTGACGGCGACGGCCTGACTGCATTAAAGAATGATTTGTCAATACTTAAAAAACGCTCAGGCCCGACGCTTCTTACTCCCCATGCAGGCGAATTAAGCAGGCTAACAGGTCTCTCCGTCAAAACCATTCAAAACGACCCTGTCAGTGCAGTAAAAAATCTTGCAGAAAAGACAAACTCCTATGTTGTGCTTAAAGGGGCGCATTCCTTAATATGTTCTCCTGATAATAAAATATGGATTAACATAACAGGTAACAACGGCATGGCTACTGCCGGATCAGGAGATGTGCTGACCGGCACAATTGCAGCTCTTTTCGGCCAGGGAATGGAAATTCCGGAAAGCATTAAAGCAGGTGTATTTATTCACGGAATGGCAGGAGATATCGCTGCGGAAAAGATCGGACAGCGCGGGATGACTGCTGCTGATATTTTGGATTCAATCCCTGAAGCAGTGCTAAATTTCATTGAAAACTACAATACTATCAAAGGTACATTAAACGGAAAAATTACTGTTATCTGA